One Thermus sp. CCB_US3_UF1 DNA window includes the following coding sequences:
- a CDS encoding branched-chain amino acid ABC transporter permease, with protein MYALAKHLADAFSRRYARAVRETYREDEAYASTPLGRVALFLFLVLLFLLPLFLGPYPMYVATLVGIGALSALGLHLLVGGAGQISLGHAAFMGVGAYAASHLFGPLAPLGILLGGGIAALLGLVLALPSLRIKGVYLAIATLAFQFLADYVFKNWEAVTGGIRGRTLPPPELLGLPLDSPERLWYLLLLFALPLFFYGKRLLMTRAGRAFMAVRDNDLSARVAGVDLTRVKLLAFALSAFYAGVAGGLLAQLYKAVTPEYFPLSVSIQYLAMVIVGGAGTVLGAVLGAFFVLLIPEVLNSYVGALGPQYAAALAAWRNVIFGLLILFFLILEPLGLVGLWGRIRNYFRTWPLPY; from the coding sequence CGGGTGGCCCTTTTCCTCTTCCTGGTCCTCCTCTTCCTCCTGCCCCTCTTCCTGGGGCCTTACCCCATGTACGTGGCCACCCTGGTGGGGATCGGGGCCCTTTCCGCCCTGGGCCTCCACCTCCTGGTGGGGGGGGCGGGGCAGATCTCCTTGGGGCATGCGGCCTTCATGGGGGTGGGGGCCTACGCCGCCAGCCACCTCTTCGGCCCCTTGGCCCCCTTGGGCATCCTGCTGGGCGGGGGGATCGCTGCCCTACTGGGGCTGGTCCTCGCCCTTCCCTCCTTGCGCATCAAGGGGGTCTACCTGGCCATCGCCACCTTAGCCTTCCAGTTCCTGGCGGACTACGTCTTCAAGAACTGGGAGGCGGTGACCGGGGGGATCCGGGGCCGCACCCTGCCACCGCCCGAGCTTTTGGGCCTTCCCTTGGACTCCCCAGAGCGGCTTTGGTACCTCCTCCTCCTCTTCGCCCTGCCCCTTTTCTTCTATGGCAAGCGCCTCCTCATGACCCGGGCCGGGCGGGCCTTCATGGCCGTGCGGGACAACGACCTCTCCGCCCGGGTGGCGGGGGTGGACCTCACCCGGGTGAAGCTTCTGGCCTTCGCCCTGTCCGCCTTTTACGCTGGGGTGGCCGGGGGGCTTTTGGCCCAGCTCTACAAGGCGGTGACCCCGGAGTACTTCCCCCTTTCCGTGAGCATCCAGTACCTGGCCATGGTGATCGTGGGCGGGGCGGGGACGGTCCTGGGGGCGGTGCTGGGGGCTTTCTTCGTCCTCCTCATCCCCGAGGTGCTCAACAGCTACGTGGGGGCCCTGGGCCCCCAGTACGCCGCCGCCCTGGCCGCCTGGCGCAACGTGATCTTCGGCCTCCTCATCCTCTTCTTCCTCATCCTCGAGCCCCTGGGGCTGGTGGGGCTATGGGGCCGGATCCGCAACTACTTCCGCACCTGGCCCCTGCCCTACTAG
- a CDS encoding glycerol-3-phosphate acyltransferase gives MFLALLLGYFLGSFPVAYWFGALRGRNVLREGSGNPGALNAYRLLGPVPGLMVLFLDLFKGLLAVALGEGAAGSPLGGLLGGVGAVWGHAFSPWLLFRGGKALATGAGVLLAVDPRILLLALLLFALLYLLSRRPYRSALAVALALPLLSTLLGHALPHLLFGLGVGLPVALRHLKDWDR, from the coding sequence ATGTTCCTGGCCCTCCTTCTCGGCTACTTCCTGGGCAGCTTCCCCGTGGCCTACTGGTTCGGGGCCCTAAGGGGGCGGAACGTCCTAAGGGAGGGCTCCGGCAACCCTGGGGCCCTGAACGCCTACCGCCTTCTGGGCCCGGTGCCCGGCCTCATGGTCCTCTTCCTGGACCTCTTCAAGGGCCTCCTGGCCGTGGCCCTGGGGGAAGGGGCAGCGGGAAGCCCCCTGGGGGGGCTTCTGGGCGGGGTGGGGGCGGTCTGGGGGCACGCTTTTTCCCCCTGGCTCCTTTTCCGTGGGGGCAAGGCCCTGGCCACGGGGGCGGGGGTATTGCTGGCCGTGGACCCCCGGATCCTCCTCCTGGCCCTCCTCCTTTTCGCCCTCCTTTACCTCCTTTCCCGCCGGCCCTACCGCTCGGCCCTGGCCGTGGCCCTGGCCCTGCCCCTGCTTTCCACCCTCCTGGGCCACGCCCTTCCCCACCTCCTCTTTGGCCTTGGGGTAGGGCTTCCCGTGGCCCTGCGCCACCTCAAGGACTGGGACCGCTAG
- a CDS encoding SufE family protein, with protein sequence MALPPKLQAALDLLRAMPKELKTQVLLDYAKKVPTPPKEVELERVHECQTPFFLKAWVEEGRVRLHFFVPDEAPTVKAFAGLLKEGLEGEPPEAVLAVPPGFYRGAGLEDLLTPLRLRGLEAALLRLQEQVRKSL encoded by the coding sequence ATGGCCCTTCCCCCCAAACTCCAAGCGGCCTTGGACCTCCTCCGGGCCATGCCCAAGGAGCTCAAGACCCAGGTCCTCCTGGACTACGCCAAAAAGGTCCCCACCCCTCCCAAGGAGGTGGAGCTGGAGCGGGTGCACGAGTGCCAGACCCCCTTCTTCCTCAAGGCCTGGGTGGAGGAGGGGAGGGTGCGCCTCCACTTCTTCGTCCCCGACGAGGCCCCCACGGTGAAGGCCTTTGCCGGCCTCCTCAAGGAGGGCCTGGAAGGGGAGCCTCCGGAGGCCGTCCTGGCCGTCCCTCCGGGCTTCTACCGGGGGGCAGGGCTGGAGGACCTCCTCACCCCCTTGCGGCTTAGGGGCCTCGAGGCGGCTCTCCTCCGCCTCCAGGAACAGGTGCGCAAGAGCCTCTGA
- a CDS encoding SDR family oxidoreductase, which produces MRVALVSGASRGIGEAIARHLHARGYRVGLLARDGERLGALAAELGEGALPLPGDVRRLGDWERAVARVLEAFGRLDALVNNAGIGIMKPLEELSEAEFREVLEVNLLGPFLGLKAALPALLASRGVVVNVASLAGKHPFKGGGAYNASKFGLLGLMGAALLELREKGVRVVNLLPGSVDTGFAGNTPGASWKLAPEDVAQAVLFALEMPERALVSEMELRPTQVPAKGG; this is translated from the coding sequence ATGCGCGTGGCCTTGGTTTCGGGTGCCAGCCGGGGGATCGGGGAGGCCATCGCCCGGCACCTCCACGCCCGCGGCTACCGGGTGGGCCTCCTGGCCCGGGATGGGGAGCGGCTTGGTGCCCTGGCGGCGGAGCTGGGGGAAGGGGCCTTGCCCCTCCCCGGGGATGTGCGCCGCCTGGGGGACTGGGAAAGGGCGGTGGCCCGGGTCCTCGAGGCCTTTGGCCGGCTGGACGCCCTGGTGAACAACGCCGGCATCGGCATCATGAAGCCCCTGGAGGAGCTTTCCGAGGCCGAGTTCCGCGAGGTCTTGGAGGTGAACCTCTTAGGCCCCTTCCTGGGCCTCAAGGCGGCCCTGCCTGCCCTCCTGGCCTCCCGGGGGGTGGTGGTGAACGTGGCCAGCCTGGCGGGCAAGCACCCCTTCAAGGGCGGGGGGGCCTACAACGCCAGCAAGTTCGGCCTCCTGGGCCTCATGGGGGCGGCCCTGCTGGAGCTGAGGGAGAAGGGGGTGCGGGTGGTGAACCTGCTTCCGGGCTCGGTGGACACCGGCTTTGCCGGCAACACCCCCGGGGCTTCCTGGAAGCTCGCCCCAGAGGATGTGGCCCAGGCGGTCCTCTTCGCCCTGGAGATGCCGGAAAGGGCCTTGGTGAGCGAAATGGAACTCCGGCCCACCCAGGTTCCCGCCAAGGGAGGGTAG
- the coaE gene encoding dephospho-CoA kinase (Dephospho-CoA kinase (CoaE) performs the final step in coenzyme A biosynthesis.): MGDEAKHPIIIGITGNIGSGKSTVARFLRAWGYPVLDLDGLAERARERRKEELKRLFPGAFRGEELDRRALAQEVFADPKRLQALEAVLHPEIRRLLEEEVARLEAPLLFLEIPLLFEKGWEGRLAGTLLVAAPLEVRLERAMARSGLSREEVLARERAQMPEEEKRKRATWVLENTGSLEDLEAGLREILSDIRARFGVR, translated from the coding sequence ATGGGCGATGAGGCGAAGCACCCCATCATTATCGGCATCACCGGGAACATCGGCAGCGGCAAAAGCACCGTAGCCCGCTTCCTCCGGGCCTGGGGCTACCCGGTCCTGGACCTGGATGGGCTGGCGGAACGGGCGCGGGAGAGGCGGAAGGAGGAGCTGAAGCGCCTTTTCCCCGGGGCCTTCCGGGGGGAGGAGCTGGACCGCAGGGCCCTGGCCCAGGAGGTCTTCGCCGACCCCAAGAGGCTACAGGCCCTGGAGGCGGTCCTCCACCCCGAGATCCGCCGCCTCCTGGAGGAGGAGGTGGCCCGCCTCGAGGCCCCCCTCCTCTTTCTGGAAATCCCCCTTCTCTTTGAAAAGGGGTGGGAGGGGAGGCTGGCGGGGACCCTCCTGGTGGCCGCCCCCCTGGAGGTGCGCCTGGAGCGGGCCATGGCCCGCTCGGGCCTTTCCCGGGAGGAGGTCCTGGCCCGGGAGCGGGCCCAGATGCCCGAGGAGGAGAAGCGGAAGCGGGCCACCTGGGTCCTGGAGAACACGGGGAGCCTGGAGGACCTCGAGGCCGGCCTAAGGGAGATCCTTTCCGACATCCGGGCCCGGTTTGGGGTAAGGTAG
- a CDS encoding HDIG domain-containing metalloprotein has product MLRLIAHLDFPFYTPKGAYPVGGAVRDLLLGRRPKDLDFAAQDPLRAAEEAQRRLGGSLFPLDEARGQYRLVVGSSTLDFAPVEGTLEEDLSRRDFRLNALLWRRGRVFGLAGVEEDLAKRLLRPVAEENLYQDHLRSLRAVRLAATLGLGLPRATREALRRHARFLLAHPEALPARERVREELARLLLSPRAAWGFHTLGETGLLEVYLPELKPLWGLHQGGVHHLDGWRHTLSVLFHLGWLWPEAPLRARLAALYHDVGKPLTRRFDPEVGRFRFLGHAEVGAEVAHASLLWLRFPKEVAEGVRELVRRHMDHPPEEARALRRFYLRRKGLLPDLPYLMAADRLAARGVEGEAWTLLEDYQEALAEPLPERPLLSGEEAMALLGLKPGPEVGQALEALLLAQAEGRVRNREEAAAFLLYWKGGREATAT; this is encoded by the coding sequence GTGCTTCGCCTCATCGCCCATCTTGACTTCCCCTTTTATACCCCCAAGGGGGCCTACCCCGTGGGGGGCGCGGTGCGGGACCTTCTCCTCGGGCGGCGGCCCAAGGACCTGGACTTCGCCGCCCAAGACCCCTTGCGGGCCGCAGAGGAAGCCCAAAGGCGCCTGGGAGGAAGCCTTTTTCCCCTGGATGAGGCCCGGGGCCAGTACCGCCTGGTGGTGGGGAGCAGCACCCTGGACTTCGCCCCCGTGGAGGGCACCCTCGAGGAGGACCTGAGCCGGCGGGACTTCCGCCTCAACGCCCTGCTTTGGCGCCGGGGGCGGGTCTTCGGCCTGGCCGGGGTGGAGGAGGACCTGGCAAAACGCCTCCTCCGGCCCGTGGCCGAGGAAAACCTGTACCAGGACCACCTGCGGAGCCTTAGGGCCGTCCGCCTGGCGGCCACTTTGGGCCTGGGCCTGCCCCGGGCCACCCGGGAGGCCCTCCGCCGCCACGCCCGCTTTCTCCTTGCCCACCCCGAAGCCCTCCCCGCCCGGGAACGGGTGCGGGAGGAGCTGGCCCGCCTTCTCCTCTCCCCCCGGGCGGCCTGGGGGTTCCACACCTTAGGGGAAACCGGGCTCCTGGAGGTCTACCTGCCGGAACTCAAGCCCCTTTGGGGCCTGCACCAGGGCGGGGTGCACCACCTGGACGGCTGGCGGCACACCCTTTCCGTCCTCTTCCACCTGGGGTGGCTCTGGCCCGAAGCCCCCCTAAGGGCCCGCCTGGCCGCCCTCTACCACGATGTGGGCAAACCCCTGACCCGCCGCTTTGACCCCGAGGTGGGGCGGTTCCGCTTCCTGGGCCACGCCGAGGTGGGGGCGGAGGTGGCCCACGCCAGCCTCCTGTGGCTCCGCTTTCCCAAGGAGGTGGCCGAGGGGGTGCGGGAGCTGGTGCGCCGCCACATGGACCACCCCCCGGAAGAGGCCAGGGCCCTGCGCCGCTTTTACCTGCGGCGCAAGGGGCTTCTGCCCGACCTCCCCTACCTCATGGCCGCCGACCGCCTGGCCGCCCGGGGGGTGGAGGGGGAGGCCTGGACCCTTCTAGAGGACTACCAAGAGGCCCTGGCCGAACCCCTGCCCGAGCGCCCCCTCCTCTCCGGGGAGGAGGCCATGGCCCTCTTGGGGCTGAAGCCCGGGCCCGAGGTGGGCCAGGCCCTGGAGGCCCTCCTCCTGGCCCAGGCGGAAGGGCGGGTGCGGAACCGGGAGGAGGCGGCGGCTTTCCTCCTATATTGGAAAGGTGGAAGGGAAGCTACGGCTACGTGA
- the amrB gene encoding AmmeMemoRadiSam system protein B, whose product MEGKLRLREPQIARVEGGFILTDPYGVFPKPLALTEGGLFLLSLMEGRTLREVQEEVFRAHGVLVPMEELEGLARALEEAGLLLTEGVEQRLKEEEEKLKRERPMRLAGISYPEGEGEARAFLEAFRASFTGEGVGAEVLLLPHLEPSRVPEAYGAALAALEKTPPPERVYLVGVAHRPLKERAAALPVPFQTPFGPALPDLEALQALDALLPFELFNTPLAFREEHSLELPLLFLKGAYPEARFLPLLVGRRSPELGEALKVVLRDYPGLLVLAVDLSHVGPRFGDPPLSRSLAEEARKRDLGFLEGLAQGEPEAALARLGANPTRLDATEVVASLAPLLRGRRGQVLAYRLDLEAATLSAVGAGTLAF is encoded by the coding sequence GTGGAAGGGAAGCTACGGCTACGTGAACCCCAGATCGCCCGGGTGGAGGGGGGGTTCATCCTCACCGACCCTTACGGCGTCTTCCCGAAGCCCCTGGCCCTCACCGAGGGGGGGCTTTTCCTCCTCTCCCTGATGGAGGGGAGGACCCTGCGGGAGGTGCAGGAGGAGGTCTTCAGGGCCCATGGGGTCTTGGTGCCCATGGAGGAGCTGGAGGGCCTGGCCCGGGCCCTGGAGGAGGCGGGCCTTCTCCTCACCGAGGGGGTGGAGCAAAGGCTCAAGGAGGAGGAAGAAAAGCTCAAGCGGGAGCGGCCCATGCGCCTGGCGGGGATTTCCTACCCCGAAGGGGAGGGGGAAGCCCGGGCCTTTTTGGAAGCCTTCCGGGCCAGCTTCACCGGGGAAGGGGTAGGGGCCGAGGTCCTCCTCCTGCCCCACCTGGAGCCCAGCCGGGTGCCCGAGGCCTATGGGGCGGCCCTGGCGGCCCTGGAGAAGACCCCGCCCCCGGAACGGGTCTACCTGGTGGGGGTGGCCCACCGCCCCCTGAAGGAGCGGGCCGCGGCCCTGCCCGTGCCCTTCCAGACCCCCTTCGGCCCCGCCCTACCCGACCTGGAAGCCCTCCAGGCCCTGGACGCCCTCCTGCCCTTTGAGCTTTTCAATACCCCCCTGGCCTTCCGGGAGGAGCACAGCCTGGAACTGCCCCTTCTTTTCCTCAAGGGGGCCTACCCTGAAGCCCGGTTCCTTCCCCTTTTGGTGGGAAGGCGGAGCCCCGAGCTGGGGGAGGCCCTCAAGGTGGTCCTGCGGGACTACCCCGGGCTTTTGGTCCTGGCCGTGGACCTCTCCCACGTGGGGCCCCGCTTTGGGGACCCGCCCCTTTCCCGCTCCCTGGCCGAGGAGGCCCGGAAGCGGGACCTGGGCTTTCTGGAAGGGCTGGCCCAAGGGGAGCCCGAGGCAGCCCTGGCCCGCTTGGGGGCCAACCCCACCCGCCTAGACGCCACGGAGGTGGTGGCAAGCCTGGCCCCCCTCCTCAGGGGGCGCCGGGGGCAGGTGCTGGCCTACCGCCTGGACCTGGAAGCCGCCACCCTCTCCGCCGTGGGGGCGGGTACCCTGGCCTTCTAA
- the rnr gene encoding ribonuclease R, with amino-acid sequence MQETLLEFFKKTGKPHRLEEILRRFGLEKREAKAYLKALVREGLLEKKGSQYFLPAKVQGPISLHRDGYGFVRLPEGDLFIPPGYTLDAWPEDVVEARLMPPGRDGRPWGAVERVVRRARERVVGTLDFRRGYALLLPDEPGLPELRLLPEGLEGLERGSRILVRVHYGKRPYGEFLEYLGKGEAPETETEAVIAKYGLRAAFPEEVLKEAEAIPLEIPEEELGRREDFRALRVFTIDGVDAKDFDDAIHIERLPKGFRVGVHIADVSHYVREGSPLDQEAFLRGTSVYLPGRVLPMLPERLSNGVCSLKPGEDRLVLSALFELGEDLKVKRVRFVEGVIRSVARLTYTEVEAFAEGFGLPEAHAFLAEDLSLLLDLTARLRQKRLEAGALDFSFPEVKVEVEDGTLHLIPQQEPRARSLIEELMLLANRAVAEHLVKKGLPALFRVHEEPLEEAYAKLRQALARLGYSLPEALSPKALQGVLLEAKGRPEEPVVAGLVLRSLRLARYAAENLGHFGLAMEHYLHFTSPIRRYPDLVVHRVLKAALRRTLTPAKKARWLETFPSVAEHASERERKAEAAERELTKYYMARWAELHLGQRFTGNVTGVASFGAFVMLKNGVEGLVRLEALGPYTYSEEAMALLGPKGRRIRLGDELEVVVAGANPRLRQVDFVPFREEEKPAYAEGPAKEQPPAKRGRKEVGMRKVVGPPKERHRDDRPERATVHTVYFGEWQPKEERRTEPAPTRPKRRRRRR; translated from the coding sequence ATGCAGGAAACCTTACTGGAGTTTTTCAAGAAGACCGGCAAACCCCACCGCCTGGAGGAGATCCTCCGGCGCTTCGGCTTGGAGAAACGGGAGGCCAAGGCCTACCTGAAGGCCCTGGTGCGGGAGGGCCTTCTGGAGAAAAAGGGGAGCCAGTACTTCCTCCCCGCCAAGGTCCAGGGGCCCATCAGCCTCCACCGGGACGGGTACGGCTTCGTACGCCTCCCCGAGGGGGACCTCTTCATCCCCCCGGGCTACACCCTAGACGCCTGGCCCGAGGACGTGGTGGAGGCCCGCCTCATGCCCCCAGGCCGGGACGGGAGGCCCTGGGGCGCGGTGGAGCGGGTGGTGCGGCGGGCCCGGGAACGGGTGGTGGGCACCCTGGACTTCCGCCGGGGCTACGCCCTCCTCCTCCCCGACGAGCCCGGCCTGCCCGAGCTCAGGCTCCTTCCCGAGGGCCTGGAGGGCCTGGAGCGGGGAAGCCGCATCCTGGTGCGGGTCCACTACGGGAAGCGCCCCTACGGGGAGTTCCTGGAGTACCTGGGCAAGGGGGAGGCCCCGGAGACGGAGACCGAGGCGGTCATCGCCAAGTACGGCCTGCGGGCCGCCTTCCCTGAGGAGGTGCTGAAGGAGGCCGAGGCCATCCCCCTGGAAATCCCCGAGGAGGAGCTTGGGCGGCGGGAGGACTTCCGCGCCCTTAGGGTCTTCACCATAGACGGGGTGGACGCCAAGGACTTTGACGACGCCATCCACATTGAGCGCCTCCCCAAGGGCTTCCGCGTAGGGGTCCACATCGCCGACGTTTCCCACTACGTGCGGGAGGGAAGCCCCTTGGACCAGGAGGCCTTCTTGCGGGGGACCAGCGTCTACCTGCCGGGAAGGGTCTTGCCCATGCTCCCCGAGCGCCTTTCCAACGGCGTCTGCTCCCTGAAGCCCGGGGAGGACCGCCTGGTGCTCTCCGCCCTCTTTGAGCTGGGGGAGGACCTTAAGGTGAAGCGGGTGCGCTTCGTTGAGGGGGTCATCCGCAGCGTGGCCCGCCTGACCTACACCGAGGTGGAGGCCTTCGCCGAGGGGTTTGGCCTCCCCGAAGCGCACGCCTTTTTGGCCGAGGACCTCTCCCTCCTTCTGGACCTCACGGCCAGGCTGCGGCAAAAGCGCCTCGAGGCCGGGGCCCTAGACTTCAGCTTCCCCGAGGTGAAGGTGGAGGTGGAGGACGGCACCCTTCACCTCATCCCCCAGCAGGAGCCCCGGGCCCGGAGCCTCATTGAGGAGCTCATGCTGCTTGCCAACCGGGCCGTGGCCGAACATCTGGTGAAGAAGGGCCTTCCCGCCCTCTTCCGCGTGCACGAGGAGCCCCTGGAGGAGGCCTACGCCAAGCTCCGCCAGGCCCTGGCCCGGCTGGGCTACAGCCTCCCGGAAGCGCTTTCCCCCAAGGCCCTGCAGGGGGTGTTGCTGGAGGCTAAGGGCCGGCCCGAGGAGCCGGTGGTGGCGGGGTTGGTCCTGCGTTCCCTGCGCCTCGCCCGCTACGCCGCCGAGAACCTGGGCCACTTCGGCCTGGCCATGGAGCACTACCTCCACTTCACCAGCCCCATCCGCCGCTACCCAGACCTGGTGGTGCACCGGGTGCTGAAGGCCGCCCTCAGGCGCACCCTTACCCCGGCCAAGAAGGCCCGCTGGCTGGAAACTTTCCCCAGCGTGGCCGAGCACGCCTCCGAAAGGGAGCGCAAGGCCGAGGCCGCCGAGCGGGAGCTCACCAAGTACTACATGGCCCGCTGGGCCGAGCTGCACCTGGGGCAGCGCTTCACGGGCAACGTGACGGGGGTGGCCAGCTTTGGGGCTTTCGTGATGCTGAAAAACGGGGTGGAGGGGCTGGTGCGCCTCGAGGCCCTGGGGCCTTACACCTACAGCGAGGAGGCCATGGCCCTTCTGGGCCCCAAGGGGCGGCGCATCCGCTTGGGGGACGAGCTGGAGGTGGTGGTGGCCGGGGCCAACCCCAGGCTTCGGCAGGTGGATTTTGTGCCCTTCAGGGAAGAGGAAAAACCCGCTTACGCCGAGGGACCCGCAAAGGAACAACCCCCCGCCAAGAGGGGGAGGAAGGAGGTAGGCATGCGCAAGGTGGTAGGACCGCCCAAGGAGCGACACCGGGACGACCGCCCGGAGCGGGCCACGGTGCACACCGTGTACTTCGGGGAGTGGCAGCCCAAGGAAGAGCGCCGGACGGAGCCCGCGCCCACCCGGCCTAAGCGGCGCCGCAGGCGGCGCTAA
- a CDS encoding aspartate aminotransferase family protein, with translation MGMDPFTLFERHVNPGLAGLLRFTGLDRVESHAEGPYVWDTTGKRYLDFLGLYGTLNLGHRHPKVVEAVKRQLDRMPMSVRVLVSEPTARLAARLAEITPEGLEMVFFGNSGAEAVEAAIKLARAYTGKPGIVTTQGGFHGKTMGALSLTPKPEYQDPARPLLPGVKAVPYGDLEALEAAIDDQTAAVIVEPIQGEGGIRVPPEGYLRGVRELTRRRGVLMIADEVQTGLGRTGKLFGVDWEGVAPDLMTLAKALGGGVMPIGACVGRREIFEVFKTNPLYHSSTFGGNPLAAAAALAAIEVTLEERLPERALEVGGYLMEGLKGLQREHPALIQEVRGRGLMLGVEFTDADIGALVVAELAERGVITAFGLNNPKVVRLEPPLIIGREHADEALSAFSESLKATEKALEGLLG, from the coding sequence GTGGGCATGGACCCCTTTACCCTCTTTGAGCGCCACGTCAACCCTGGGCTGGCTGGGCTTCTGCGCTTCACGGGGCTGGACCGGGTGGAGTCCCACGCCGAAGGCCCCTACGTCTGGGACACCACGGGCAAGCGCTACCTGGACTTCCTAGGCCTCTACGGCACCCTGAACCTGGGCCACCGCCACCCCAAGGTGGTGGAGGCGGTGAAGCGGCAGCTGGACCGCATGCCCATGTCCGTCCGGGTCCTGGTCTCCGAGCCCACGGCCCGGCTGGCGGCCAGGCTGGCCGAGATCACCCCCGAGGGCCTGGAGATGGTCTTCTTCGGCAACTCCGGGGCCGAGGCGGTGGAGGCGGCCATCAAGCTGGCCCGGGCCTACACGGGCAAGCCCGGGATCGTCACCACCCAGGGGGGGTTCCACGGGAAGACCATGGGGGCCCTTTCCCTTACCCCCAAGCCCGAGTACCAGGACCCCGCCCGGCCCCTCCTGCCCGGGGTGAAGGCCGTGCCCTACGGGGACCTCGAGGCCCTGGAGGCGGCCATAGACGACCAGACCGCCGCGGTGATCGTGGAGCCCATCCAGGGGGAAGGGGGGATCCGGGTGCCCCCGGAAGGCTACCTCCGGGGGGTGCGGGAGCTGACCCGGAGGCGGGGCGTCCTGATGATCGCCGACGAGGTGCAGACCGGCCTGGGCCGCACCGGGAAGCTTTTCGGCGTGGACTGGGAAGGGGTGGCCCCCGACCTCATGACCCTGGCCAAGGCCCTGGGGGGCGGGGTGATGCCCATCGGGGCCTGCGTGGGCCGGCGGGAGATCTTTGAGGTCTTCAAGACCAACCCCCTCTACCACTCCTCCACCTTCGGCGGCAACCCCCTGGCGGCGGCGGCGGCCCTGGCGGCCATTGAGGTTACCCTGGAGGAGCGCCTGCCCGAGCGGGCCCTGGAGGTGGGGGGCTACCTGATGGAGGGCCTGAAGGGCCTGCAAAGGGAGCACCCCGCCCTCATCCAGGAGGTGCGGGGCCGGGGGCTGATGCTGGGGGTGGAGTTCACCGATGCCGACATCGGGGCCCTGGTGGTGGCCGAGCTGGCCGAAAGGGGGGTCATCACCGCCTTTGGCCTCAACAACCCCAAGGTGGTGCGCCTCGAGCCCCCCCTGATCATTGGCCGGGAGCACGCGGACGAGGCCCTTTCCGCCTTCTCCGAAAGCCTGAAGGCCACGGAGAAGGCCCTGGAAGGCCTTCTAGGATAG
- a CDS encoding thioesterase family protein — protein METLTRIKVRYAETDQMGVVHHAVYPVYLEAARVDFLEQAGLPYHLVEARGVYFPVVELALTFRAPARFGEEVLVRTRLAGLSWRDLSFAYRVEREGVLLAEGRTRHLCQVGGRAGRMPEDLYRALSVLHLG, from the coding sequence GTGGAGACCCTGACCCGCATAAAGGTCCGCTACGCGGAAACCGACCAGATGGGGGTGGTCCACCACGCCGTGTACCCCGTCTACCTCGAGGCCGCCCGGGTGGACTTCCTGGAGCAGGCGGGCCTGCCCTACCACCTCGTGGAGGCCCGGGGGGTGTACTTCCCCGTGGTGGAGCTGGCCCTCACCTTCCGCGCCCCCGCCCGCTTCGGGGAGGAGGTCCTGGTGCGCACCCGCCTAGCCGGGCTTTCCTGGCGGGACCTGAGCTTCGCCTACCGGGTGGAGCGGGAGGGGGTGCTTCTGGCCGAGGGGCGCACCCGCCACCTCTGCCAGGTGGGGGGGCGGGCGGGGCGCATGCCGGAAGACCTCTACAGAGCCTTGAGCGTGCTACACTTAGGGTAG
- a CDS encoding ribosome-binding factor A has product MYGRAHLEERLKRALAEAIQGLEDPRLFLLTVEAVRLSPDGRVLTAYVEAFQEEAKALQALGHAKGRLLAALARRVRLRRLPELEFLPWRP; this is encoded by the coding sequence ATGTACGGAAGGGCCCACCTGGAAGAACGCCTAAAGCGGGCCCTGGCCGAGGCCATCCAGGGCCTGGAGGACCCCAGGCTCTTCCTCCTCACCGTGGAGGCGGTGCGCCTCTCCCCGGATGGCCGGGTGCTCACGGCCTACGTGGAGGCCTTCCAGGAGGAGGCGAAGGCCCTCCAGGCCCTGGGCCACGCCAAGGGGCGGCTTCTTGCTGCCCTGGCCCGGCGGGTGCGCCTGCGCCGCCTGCCTGAGCTGGAGTTCCTGCCGTGGAGACCCTGA